In Mycolicibacter virginiensis, the DNA window GTCCGAGTACGACCACGCCGAGCTGATCCTGGAGGCCTACGCGTGGCACACCTCGCACGCCGGCGGTGCTCGCGGTGCGGTGATGCTCGGTGACGAGATGCTCGACGAGGCCAGCCGCAAGATGGCGTTGGTGGTCGCTGGCAAGGGCCGGGCGGCCGGAATGCGCCGTGAGGCACCGCCGTTCACGCCGCCTTCGGCCTAACGGGGCTGGGGTTTGCGCTGCACCCTCGCGCCAGCCCACAGCGGTAAGCGCCCGCCTTTGAGCGACACGTCGTGATGGGTTCGTTGAGGTACTCGACGTTGTCGCTCAGAGGTGGGCAACTGTCCTCGTCCCACCCGGCGGTCGGGGAGCCTCGGTAGGGCGCCTAGTTCAGGGCGATCATCGCGAGAATGAGCGAGAGTGTCACGGCGACACCGCCTATCGCGGTACCGGCCACTGCCATGCCGTGGCCGGCCTCACCGGTCGACTTGATCTGGCTCAATGCCACGCCGCCGAGGATGACACCGGCGACCCCCAGCGGCCAGAACACCAGGCCGAGTAGCGAGACCACCAGTGAACTGACCGCCAAGACGTTGGTCTTCTGCGCCTGGCCCGGATTGAAGTAGCTGCCCGGATACGGCGTGCCGTAGCCCGACGGCGGGTAACCGGGGGGATTGCCGTAGCCCGCGGGAGGGTATCCGGGCGGGGCGCCCACGCCTGGGTACTCGCCCGGAGCGGGCGGGGTGGGCGGCAGATAACCTCCGGGCGGCAGATAATTGCCGGGCGGCGGGGGCGGCGGGTAACCGCCCGCACCCGGGGGCGGCGGGGGGAAACCCGGCGGGGGATAGCCGGGCCCCGGCGGGTAGCCCTCGAAGCTCGGCGGGTACGGCCAGCCGCCCTGGTCGGGCGCGGGCGCACCCGGGTCCGCCCAGGGCTGGTCGGCATTGCCTCGTGGATTCTCGCCAGAATCCCCGCCGTGAGCTGTCATGCTGTTCAACCTAGCCGATGCGCCGCGACCGGCCTGTCGTCCGACAGCCGCTTCCCGGAGCGAGGAGAGAGAAATCCCATGACCAGCCCCTTCCAGCCCGGACAGACTCCCGATCCACTTGGCGCTGCAGGTGCGCCGGGGCGCCGTGACGTGGGCCGGCTGCCCACCCCGCCGAAAGGCTGGCCGATCGGTTCCTACCCGACCTACGCCGAGGCGCAGCGCGCGGTGGACTATCTGTCCGATCAGCAGTTCCCGGTGCACCAGGTGACGATCGTCGGCGTGGACCTGATGCAGGTCGAGCGGGTCACCGGCCGGCTCACCTGGCCCAAAGTGCTGGGTGGTGGCGTGCTGACCGGAGCCTGGCTGGGCCTGTTCATCGGCCTGGTGCTGGGCATCTTCAGCGACAACCCGACACAGGCACTGGTGACCGGCCTGATCGCCGGGGTGTTCTTCGGCTTGATCACCTCATCGGTCCCCTACGCGATGGCCCGCGGTACAAGGGATTTC includes these proteins:
- a CDS encoding general stress protein, which produces MTSPFQPGQTPDPLGAAGAPGRRDVGRLPTPPKGWPIGSYPTYAEAQRAVDYLSDQQFPVHQVTIVGVDLMQVERVTGRLTWPKVLGGGVLTGAWLGLFIGLVLGIFSDNPTQALVTGLIAGVFFGLITSSVPYAMARGTRDFSSTMQLVAGRYDVLCDPQSAEQGRDLLAKLTL
- a CDS encoding DUF4190 domain-containing protein, which produces MTAHGGDSGENPRGNADQPWADPGAPAPDQGGWPYPPSFEGYPPGPGYPPPGFPPPPPGAGGYPPPPPPGNYLPPGGYLPPTPPAPGEYPGVGAPPGYPPAGYGNPPGYPPSGYGTPYPGSYFNPGQAQKTNVLAVSSLVVSLLGLVFWPLGVAGVILGGVALSQIKSTGEAGHGMAVAGTAIGGVAVTLSLILAMIALN